A DNA window from Gillisia sp. Hel1_33_143 contains the following coding sequences:
- the tatC gene encoding twin-arginine translocase subunit TatC, with amino-acid sequence MAKVKNHNDEMSFLDHLEDLRWHLIRATLAVIIAATVAFFLKSFIFDHILFGPSHPDFWTYDILCRISTSVGIDGGFCDTVMNFGIQSRTMGGQFSAHIWVAITAGFIIAFPYVLYELWKFTAPALKESERKNARGFIIISSFLFFIGVLFGYYVITPLSINFLGKYQVSDQVLNQFDLSSYISLVRASVIASGLIFELPIIIYFLTKVGVLTPQFLRTYRKYALIIVLIISAVITPPDIVSQIIVAIPVLILYEVSIFISKLVYKKEEEKLSN; translated from the coding sequence ATGGCAAAAGTAAAGAACCACAACGACGAAATGTCGTTTTTAGATCATTTAGAAGATTTAAGATGGCATTTAATTCGTGCTACCCTTGCAGTTATAATTGCTGCTACCGTAGCATTCTTTTTAAAGAGTTTCATTTTTGATCATATCTTATTTGGCCCAAGTCATCCAGATTTCTGGACATACGATATCCTCTGTAGAATTTCTACTTCTGTGGGAATAGACGGTGGATTTTGTGACACTGTAATGAATTTCGGGATACAGAGTAGAACCATGGGAGGACAGTTCTCTGCACATATTTGGGTAGCCATTACTGCTGGTTTCATTATCGCTTTTCCTTATGTTCTTTATGAACTATGGAAATTTACAGCTCCTGCTTTAAAAGAAAGCGAAAGAAAAAATGCTCGTGGATTTATTATAATATCATCTTTCCTATTTTTTATAGGAGTACTTTTTGGATATTATGTGATCACTCCGCTATCTATCAATTTTCTTGGTAAATATCAGGTAAGTGATCAGGTTTTAAATCAATTTGATCTTAGCAGCTACATTAGTCTTGTTAGAGCTTCTGTTATTGCTAGTGGCCTTATTTTTGAGCTGCCAATAATCATATACTTTCTAACCAAAGTTGGCGTTCTAACCCCACAGTTCTTAAGAACTTATAGAAAATATGCGTTGATAATTGTTTTAATAATTTCTGCAGTTATTACTCCACCAGATATTGTGAGCCAGATCATTGTAGCAATACCGGTATTGATACTTTACGAGGTAAGTATTTTTATTTCAAAATTAGTTTATAAAAAAGAAGAAGAAAAATTAAGTAATTAA
- the lnt gene encoding apolipoprotein N-acyltransferase yields the protein MKNLLLTLSSGVLLALAWPTYGFPFLLFFAFIPLLYAEYKVRNSQKSYIKLKVLGLSYVSFLIWNIFTTYWLYNSTAFGGIFAITVNSLLMAVVFLIYHIVAKKTNFRASTAFLICIWIAFEKLHLGWEFSWPWLNLGNGFSEYPKIIQWYEYTGTFGGTLWIWLANMAGFKLILTYVQFQQKEVIYRGALKILLIIGLPIGISLYLFNTYAEAKDKMEVVILQPNINPYTEKYNTNDARIGQLLLELSEEKVTDNTALIVAPETVFADGTVLSKFSNSEADYFSREILRKYPKTNFLSGISFYERFHDPRMVRKQSNQIGENDWYDDYNSAFLINGQDSTQLYHKSKLVVGVENFPYQSVLKPILGDVMIDLGGTVAMKTTQKDREAFALNNDMETAPIICYESVYGEYVTGYIKNGANFLSIITNDAWWGNTQGHKQHLSYARLRAIETRRSVVRSANTGISAFITPKGEITKSLPYEERGSIKSEITLNSEKTFYVRFGDYIARISILIGIIIFAFSFIKHTKSRK from the coding sequence ATGAAGAACTTATTATTAACTCTTAGCAGCGGGGTTCTATTGGCTCTAGCCTGGCCTACTTACGGATTTCCATTTTTACTTTTCTTTGCCTTTATCCCATTACTTTATGCTGAATATAAAGTTAGAAACTCCCAAAAAAGCTATATAAAATTAAAGGTCTTAGGCCTTTCTTATGTTAGTTTTTTGATTTGGAACATCTTTACCACTTATTGGCTATACAATTCTACTGCATTTGGAGGAATCTTCGCCATTACGGTAAATTCCCTTTTGATGGCTGTGGTATTTCTTATTTATCATATTGTAGCTAAAAAAACGAATTTTAGAGCTTCCACCGCATTTTTAATATGCATTTGGATAGCTTTCGAAAAACTTCATTTAGGATGGGAATTCTCATGGCCGTGGTTAAATCTCGGTAATGGGTTTTCAGAATACCCAAAGATCATTCAGTGGTACGAATATACCGGTACTTTTGGAGGCACCCTATGGATCTGGCTGGCAAACATGGCAGGATTCAAATTAATACTAACCTATGTTCAATTTCAGCAGAAAGAGGTTATTTATAGAGGAGCATTAAAGATCTTATTGATCATTGGTTTGCCTATAGGAATCTCGCTCTATTTATTTAATACTTATGCGGAAGCGAAGGATAAAATGGAAGTTGTAATTCTACAACCAAATATTAATCCTTATACAGAGAAATACAATACAAACGATGCTAGAATTGGACAATTACTTTTAGAGTTAAGCGAGGAGAAGGTTACAGACAACACAGCATTAATAGTAGCTCCAGAAACTGTTTTTGCTGATGGTACAGTATTGTCTAAATTTTCAAATTCTGAAGCTGATTACTTTTCCAGAGAGATCTTAAGAAAATATCCTAAAACAAACTTCTTAAGCGGTATCTCATTTTACGAACGTTTTCATGACCCTAGAATGGTAAGAAAGCAAAGCAATCAAATAGGTGAGAATGATTGGTATGACGATTATAATTCGGCATTTTTAATAAATGGGCAAGATAGTACACAACTATATCACAAATCTAAATTAGTGGTTGGTGTTGAGAATTTTCCATATCAAAGTGTACTTAAGCCAATTTTAGGAGATGTAATGATAGATCTTGGTGGAACCGTCGCAATGAAAACCACTCAAAAAGACAGAGAGGCATTTGCATTAAATAATGATATGGAGACCGCGCCTATAATTTGTTATGAATCTGTTTATGGAGAATATGTAACCGGTTATATTAAAAATGGTGCTAATTTTTTAAGCATAATCACCAATGATGCGTGGTGGGGCAATACGCAAGGCCATAAACAACATTTAAGTTATGCCAGACTTCGTGCTATAGAAACCAGAAGATCTGTAGTTAGAAGTGCTAATACCGGAATTTCTGCTTTTATAACTCCTAAAGGAGAGATCACTAAAAGCTTACCTTATGAAGAACGAGGTAGCATAAAGAGCGAAATCACTTTAAATTCTGAAAAAACATTTTATGTAAGGTTTGGAGATTATATTGCCAGAATATCAATTTTAATTGGAATTATAATCTTTGCTTTCTCTTTTATAAAACATACCAAGAGTAGGAAATAA
- a CDS encoding CDP-alcohol phosphatidyltransferase family protein, translating to MALKRHIPNIITLLNMLCGSIAVIFAVQGNLIMAAMFVGLGIFFDFFDGLAARSLNVKSELGLQLDSLADMITSGLVPGIVMFKLLIKALPGDWSTYTGSWESHSAANWFEFPFPLLALFGLLVTAASGYRLAKFNIDDRQLDSFIGLPTPANALLILSLPLILAFQPHPIAVAIILNEWFLIGLTLVSCYMLNAEIPLFALKFSDWSFAPNKVRYLFLIYCVILLVLLQFIAIPIIIVSYVLLSLIINRNTTAM from the coding sequence ATGGCTTTAAAACGACATATTCCTAATATAATTACACTTTTAAATATGCTATGCGGAAGTATAGCGGTGATCTTTGCAGTGCAGGGAAACCTTATAATGGCAGCTATGTTTGTAGGGTTGGGAATATTTTTTGACTTTTTTGATGGTCTTGCTGCTAGAAGTTTAAATGTAAAAAGCGAATTAGGACTGCAGCTAGACTCTTTGGCAGATATGATCACCAGCGGATTGGTTCCTGGTATCGTTATGTTTAAATTACTGATAAAAGCGCTTCCCGGAGATTGGAGTACCTATACTGGCAGTTGGGAAAGTCATTCTGCGGCAAACTGGTTTGAATTCCCATTTCCATTATTAGCACTTTTTGGCTTACTGGTAACGGCTGCTTCAGGGTATAGATTGGCTAAGTTCAATATAGATGATAGACAGCTAGATTCTTTTATAGGACTACCAACCCCGGCAAATGCATTATTAATTTTAAGTTTACCCTTAATTTTGGCTTTCCAGCCGCATCCTATTGCAGTAGCTATCATTTTAAATGAATGGTTCTTAATTGGATTAACTTTGGTAAGCTGCTATATGCTCAATGCGGAAATCCCTCTTTTCGCGCTCAAATTTTCTGATTGGTCTTTTGCGCCAAATAAAGTGAGATATTTATTCTTAATTTATTGTGTGATATTACTGGTCTTACTTCAATTTATAGCTATACCCATAATAATAGTAAGTTATGTTCTATTATCATTAATTATAAATAGGAATACTACTGCAATGTAA
- a CDS encoding sugar transferase yields MSKNTSVHFEISERKVLLRIIDILAVLLTLSIVGVIFNFDYFQVTSYNWIWTFMLVLYITVFGSVFELYDLQKASKFEKVGQNIIFTASVTVLFFILTPFYTPSLPENRLQILFFFLAIVGALLLWRFAYITIISAPRFYKKVLLIGNASELGLMVKALQKSDPNYAIVGYINTSKDEVISLGNKLIEFVPRHLSSTIREEGITEIVVASTNNNTKDGVDLTLLKQLNNLLIQGFSIKDYIQVYEDLTHRVPVQYIGKDFYKVFLFSRSNQNKFYLFFLRVFDLIFSLLGLIVCTILIPFIAVGNLIGNQGSLFYSQERVGQNAKSFKILKFRTMPENSEKNGPQWTEKNDARIKGFGKLLRRTRLDEFPQFFNILKGEMSIIGPRPERPIFVKELSKMIPLYKTRHIVKPGLTGWAQVKANYGSSHDDSLEKLQYDLYYIKHRGLFLDLDIMLKTLSAVIFFRGQ; encoded by the coding sequence ATGTCTAAAAATACCTCTGTACATTTTGAAATATCAGAGCGCAAAGTGCTGCTCAGAATTATCGATATTTTAGCGGTGCTTCTTACACTTAGCATTGTAGGCGTCATTTTTAATTTTGATTATTTTCAGGTCACTTCCTATAACTGGATCTGGACTTTTATGCTTGTCTTATATATAACTGTTTTTGGTAGTGTGTTTGAGCTGTATGACCTTCAGAAAGCGAGCAAATTTGAGAAAGTAGGGCAAAATATTATTTTCACAGCTTCTGTTACGGTTTTATTCTTTATTCTTACGCCATTCTATACGCCAAGTCTACCAGAAAATAGATTGCAGATCCTGTTCTTTTTTCTGGCTATTGTAGGTGCGCTTTTACTTTGGAGATTCGCATACATTACTATTATTTCTGCACCTAGGTTTTATAAAAAGGTCTTGTTAATAGGTAATGCTTCAGAATTAGGTTTAATGGTAAAGGCGCTGCAAAAATCTGACCCTAATTACGCTATCGTTGGCTATATAAATACGTCTAAAGATGAAGTTATTTCTTTAGGAAACAAACTTATAGAATTTGTACCCAGACATCTATCTAGTACAATTAGGGAGGAAGGAATTACAGAGATTGTGGTGGCAAGTACCAATAATAATACAAAGGATGGAGTAGACTTAACTTTGCTTAAACAGTTGAATAATTTACTAATTCAAGGATTCTCCATAAAAGATTATATTCAGGTTTACGAAGATCTAACCCACCGCGTCCCTGTTCAATATATCGGGAAAGATTTTTATAAAGTATTTCTATTTAGCCGAAGTAATCAGAATAAGTTCTATTTGTTTTTTTTAAGGGTTTTTGATCTTATCTTTTCTCTATTAGGATTGATAGTATGCACAATTTTAATTCCATTTATAGCGGTAGGGAATTTGATAGGAAACCAAGGTTCATTGTTTTATTCTCAGGAACGGGTAGGGCAAAATGCAAAAAGTTTTAAAATTTTAAAATTTAGAACAATGCCAGAAAATTCTGAAAAGAATGGTCCGCAGTGGACAGAAAAGAACGATGCTCGTATTAAAGGTTTTGGGAAGTTACTTAGGCGAACAAGATTAGATGAGTTTCCTCAATTCTTTAATATTTTAAAGGGAGAGATGAGTATAATTGGTCCAAGACCAGAGCGGCCTATATTCGTTAAAGAATTATCAAAAATGATTCCTCTCTATAAAACAAGACATATTGTTAAACCAGGACTTACGGGATGGGCGCAGGTAAAGGCTAATTACGGTTCTAGTCATGACGATAGCTTAGAAAAACTTCAGTATGATCTGTATTATATAAAGCATAGAGGTTTGTTCTTAGATCTGGATATTATGCTTAAAACCTTAAGTGCTGTGATATTTTTTAGAGGTCAGTAG
- a CDS encoding carboxymuconolactone decarboxylase family protein, with product MIDQVDEFNSYRERMNDKILNDNNKIIKRIFNLDTNAFAPGALDVKTKELLGLVASTVLRCDDCVKYHLETSYKEGLKKEEVVEALSIATLIGGTIVIPHLRRAYEFWDALENKEKIS from the coding sequence ATGATAGATCAAGTTGATGAGTTCAATTCATACCGTGAGCGTATGAATGATAAGATCCTTAATGATAATAATAAAATTATTAAAAGGATCTTTAATTTAGATACCAATGCATTTGCACCTGGAGCATTAGATGTAAAAACTAAGGAGCTTTTAGGCTTGGTAGCATCTACTGTTTTAAGATGTGATGATTGTGTAAAGTATCATTTAGAGACGTCTTATAAAGAAGGCCTAAAGAAAGAAGAAGTTGTGGAAGCACTAAGTATAGCAACGCTTATTGGCGGAACTATTGTTATACCTCACCTTAGAAGAGCTTACGAATTCTGGGATGCTCTAGAGAATAAGGAAAAAATATCATAA
- a CDS encoding peptidylprolyl isomerase produces MQDGLYAKFNTNKGEILVQLEFEKTPGTVGNFVGLAEGKLDNKAIPQGKPYYNGLKFHRVIPDFMIQGGDPKGNGTGGPGYNFADEIHPDLTHDAPGKLSMANAGPGTNGSQFFITHTATPWLDGKHTVFGSVIEGQDVVNAIAQGDKIESLEILRVGTAAEGFNGVEEFRSFNGAKEDREAAAKMQQEELLGELSQGFAKTSSGLRYKIEEKGDGPKAEKGKTVSVHYKGMLPDGSVFDSSYKRNEPIDFPLGQGHVIEGWDEGIQLLSVGDQARFVIPSHLAYGERGAGGVIPPNATLIFDVELVAVK; encoded by the coding sequence ATGCAAGACGGATTATACGCAAAATTCAATACTAATAAAGGAGAGATCCTAGTCCAATTAGAATTTGAGAAAACACCTGGCACAGTTGGTAACTTTGTTGGATTGGCAGAAGGGAAATTAGACAATAAAGCAATTCCTCAAGGCAAGCCTTATTATAATGGTTTGAAATTTCATAGAGTTATTCCAGATTTTATGATCCAAGGGGGAGACCCTAAGGGAAATGGAACTGGTGGGCCTGGTTACAACTTTGCAGATGAGATTCACCCAGATCTTACACATGACGCTCCAGGTAAATTATCTATGGCTAATGCAGGTCCTGGAACCAATGGTAGTCAGTTCTTTATAACACACACAGCAACACCTTGGTTAGATGGTAAACATACTGTTTTTGGAAGTGTAATAGAAGGTCAGGACGTAGTAAATGCAATTGCACAAGGAGATAAAATTGAATCTCTAGAAATTTTAAGAGTTGGTACTGCAGCTGAAGGTTTTAACGGAGTTGAAGAGTTTAGAAGTTTTAACGGAGCTAAAGAAGACAGGGAAGCTGCTGCGAAAATGCAACAAGAAGAACTTTTAGGAGAACTATCTCAAGGTTTCGCAAAAACTTCTAGCGGATTAAGATATAAGATCGAAGAAAAAGGAGATGGACCTAAAGCAGAAAAAGGTAAAACTGTTTCTGTGCACTATAAAGGAATGCTTCCTGATGGAAGTGTTTTTGATTCTTCTTATAAAAGAAATGAACCAATAGACTTTCCTTTAGGACAAGGTCATGTTATTGAAGGGTGGGATGAAGGTATTCAATTACTAAGTGTAGGAGATCAAGCAAGATTTGTTATACCTTCTCATTTAGCATACGGAGAAAGAGGTGCAGGTGGAGTTATTCCTCCAAATGCAACTTTAATATTCGATGTTGAATTGGTAGCAGTTAAATAA
- the lptB gene encoding LPS export ABC transporter ATP-binding protein produces MKLVAQNLVKSYKGRSVVKGINVEVNQGEIVGLLGPNGAGKTTSFYMIVGLIKPNGGKIFLDKQEITKFPMYKRAQYGIGYLAQEASVFRKLSIEDNIMSVLELTKLSKKERHLKMESLIEEFGLNHIRKSRGDLLSGGERRRTEIARALATDPSFILLDEPFAGVDPVAVEDIQRIVAQLKDKNIGILITDHNVQETLAITDRTYLMFEGSILKHGEPEELAADEMVRKVYLGQNFELRKKKLFQ; encoded by the coding sequence ATGAAATTAGTTGCCCAAAATTTAGTAAAATCATACAAAGGAAGATCTGTTGTAAAAGGCATTAATGTTGAAGTAAATCAAGGAGAGATCGTTGGTTTGCTTGGACCTAATGGTGCCGGAAAAACAACTTCTTTTTATATGATAGTGGGCCTAATTAAACCTAACGGTGGAAAGATCTTCTTAGACAAACAGGAAATAACCAAGTTCCCCATGTACAAGAGAGCACAGTATGGTATTGGTTATTTAGCACAGGAAGCTTCCGTTTTTAGAAAACTGAGTATTGAAGACAATATTATGAGTGTTCTGGAACTTACTAAGCTCTCCAAGAAAGAACGTCATCTTAAAATGGAATCCCTAATTGAAGAATTTGGACTTAATCATATTAGAAAAAGTAGAGGAGATCTTTTAAGTGGTGGAGAAAGAAGAAGAACAGAAATTGCCCGTGCATTGGCTACAGATCCTAGTTTTATCTTACTAGATGAACCTTTTGCCGGAGTAGATCCTGTGGCGGTAGAAGATATTCAGAGAATTGTTGCTCAGCTAAAAGACAAGAATATTGGAATTCTAATTACAGATCATAACGTTCAAGAAACTCTGGCCATTACAGATAGAACGTATTTGATGTTTGAAGGAAGTATTCTAAAACATGGGGAGCCAGAAGAATTGGCTGCAGATGAAATGGTAAGAAAAGTGTACTTAGGTCAGAATTTTGAACTCAGAAAGAAGAAATTGTTTCAATAG
- a CDS encoding peroxiredoxin has translation MSTLKLGDKAPNFDAETSEGKINFYDYLGESWGILFSHPADFTPVCTTELGTAARYKPEFDKRNVKMIALSVDGVASHKDWIKDINETQNTTVNFPIIADEHRKVADLYDMMHPKANDTLTVRSVFIIAPDKSIKLMLTYPASTGRNFDELVRVIDSLQLTAYNKVATPANWKNGEDVVISPSVSNEDAKTMFPKGFKEIKPYLRLTPQPELKNS, from the coding sequence ATGAGCACACTAAAATTAGGAGATAAAGCACCAAATTTTGATGCAGAAACTTCAGAAGGAAAAATCAACTTTTATGATTATTTAGGAGAGAGCTGGGGAATTCTTTTCTCTCATCCTGCAGATTTTACACCGGTATGTACTACAGAACTTGGTACTGCTGCTAGATATAAACCAGAGTTCGACAAACGCAATGTTAAAATGATTGCCTTAAGTGTTGATGGTGTAGCGTCTCATAAAGATTGGATAAAAGATATTAATGAAACTCAAAACACTACAGTAAACTTCCCAATTATAGCAGATGAACATAGGAAAGTAGCAGATCTTTATGATATGATGCATCCTAAAGCTAATGATACTCTTACCGTGAGATCTGTATTTATAATCGCTCCAGATAAAAGTATCAAACTTATGTTGACATATCCTGCTAGTACTGGAAGGAATTTTGATGAACTGGTAAGAGTAATAGATTCGTTACAGTTAACCGCTTATAATAAAGTAGCCACCCCAGCAAACTGGAAGAATGGTGAAGATGTGGTTATTAGTCCATCGGTTTCGAATGAAGATGCCAAGACGATGTTTCCAAAAGGCTTTAAAGAAATAAAGCCTTATTTAAGACTCACGCCACAGCCTGAACTTAAAAATAGTTAA
- a CDS encoding RecQ family ATP-dependent DNA helicase, translating into MSSTEIDLHQQLKKYFGFSQFKGLQEQVITSIVNRQNTFVIMPTGGGKSLCYQLPALIEEGTAIVVSPLIALMKNQVDAIRGISSEYGVAHVLNSSLNKSEVKRVKEDIVNGVTKLLYVAPESLTKEENVEFLRTVKISFLAVDEAHCISEWGHDFRPEYRNLRHIIKRIGDNIPIIGLTATATPKVQEDILKNLGITDANTFKASFNRPNLYYEIRPKTKNVDSDIIRFIKQNLGKSGIIYCLSRKRVEELAQTLQVNGISAVPYHAGLDAKTRIKHQDMFIMEDVDVVVATIAFGMGIDKPDVRFVIHHDIPKSLESYYQETGRAGRDGGEGHCLAFYSYKDIEKLEKFMSGKPVAEQEIGHALLQEVVAYSETSMSRRKFLLHYFGESFDDKTGDGASMDDNVRNPKKKNEAQEDVALLLNTIKETKQLYKAKEVVNTMVGKANALIVSHKTDEHRLFGKGKDKDPKYWMALIRQVLVAGMLKKDIETYGVVKLTPKGKDYIKSPSSFMMTEDHIFDSTTEAEITAPKSNAASVDAQLVKMLKDLRKKVAKKLGVPPFAVFQDPSFEDMALKYPIDIEELSNIHGVGEGKAKKFGEDFVALISDYVKDNDIVRPDDLVVKTTGANSGLKLYIIQNVDRKLPLDDIASAKGMSMNDFIKEMEAIVYSGTKLNIDYWIDEILDDDQQEEIHEYFLEADSDKIEVALEEFDGDYDDEELRLYRIKFISEVAN; encoded by the coding sequence ATGAGTTCTACGGAAATCGATTTACACCAACAACTTAAAAAGTACTTTGGATTCAGCCAATTCAAAGGTCTTCAGGAACAAGTAATCACAAGTATCGTCAATAGGCAGAATACCTTTGTGATAATGCCTACCGGTGGTGGTAAATCATTATGTTATCAGCTGCCAGCATTAATTGAAGAGGGAACAGCAATTGTTGTGTCTCCTTTAATTGCTTTAATGAAGAATCAGGTAGATGCCATTAGAGGGATCTCCTCAGAGTATGGTGTTGCTCACGTTTTAAATTCTTCACTTAATAAATCTGAAGTCAAAAGAGTAAAGGAGGATATAGTTAATGGGGTTACTAAACTCCTCTATGTAGCTCCGGAATCTCTTACTAAAGAAGAGAATGTGGAGTTCTTAAGAACTGTGAAAATATCTTTTCTGGCGGTAGATGAAGCACATTGTATAAGTGAATGGGGCCATGATTTTAGGCCAGAATACCGTAATCTTAGACATATAATAAAGAGAATTGGAGATAATATTCCCATTATAGGACTTACTGCTACGGCAACGCCTAAAGTGCAGGAAGATATTCTTAAAAATCTTGGGATTACAGATGCTAATACGTTTAAGGCTAGTTTTAATAGGCCTAATCTGTATTATGAAATAAGGCCAAAGACCAAGAATGTAGATTCAGATATCATTCGTTTTATAAAACAAAATTTAGGGAAATCTGGAATTATCTACTGCCTTAGCCGAAAGAGGGTAGAAGAATTAGCACAAACACTTCAGGTAAATGGAATCTCTGCGGTTCCATATCATGCCGGATTAGATGCAAAAACCAGAATTAAACATCAGGATATGTTTATTATGGAAGATGTAGATGTTGTGGTGGCCACCATTGCTTTTGGAATGGGGATAGATAAGCCAGATGTTAGGTTTGTAATACATCATGATATTCCTAAAAGCTTAGAAAGTTATTACCAAGAAACTGGGAGAGCTGGTAGAGATGGTGGAGAAGGACATTGTCTCGCTTTCTATTCTTATAAAGATATAGAAAAGCTTGAAAAATTTATGAGCGGTAAGCCTGTAGCAGAGCAAGAGATAGGTCATGCCTTGTTGCAAGAAGTTGTAGCTTATTCAGAAACATCGATGTCCCGAAGAAAATTTTTACTACATTATTTCGGTGAATCTTTTGATGATAAAACTGGTGATGGTGCTTCTATGGATGATAATGTAAGAAATCCAAAGAAAAAGAACGAAGCTCAAGAAGATGTAGCATTGTTGCTAAATACCATTAAGGAAACCAAGCAACTTTATAAGGCTAAAGAAGTGGTGAATACCATGGTTGGAAAAGCGAATGCTCTTATTGTTTCTCATAAAACAGATGAGCATCGACTATTTGGTAAGGGAAAAGATAAAGATCCTAAATACTGGATGGCCCTAATAAGACAGGTCTTGGTTGCCGGCATGCTCAAAAAAGATATAGAAACTTATGGGGTGGTTAAATTAACTCCAAAAGGTAAAGATTATATTAAAAGTCCATCATCTTTCATGATGACAGAAGATCATATTTTTGATAGTACTACAGAAGCAGAAATTACTGCCCCTAAATCTAATGCTGCGAGTGTAGATGCGCAATTAGTAAAAATGCTTAAAGATCTTCGTAAAAAGGTTGCTAAAAAATTAGGGGTTCCTCCATTTGCAGTTTTTCAAGATCCTTCATTTGAAGATATGGCGCTTAAATATCCAATAGATATTGAAGAGCTTAGTAATATTCATGGAGTAGGTGAGGGGAAGGCTAAAAAATTTGGAGAGGATTTCGTAGCGCTTATCAGTGATTATGTAAAGGATAATGATATTGTTAGGCCCGATGATCTTGTTGTTAAAACTACTGGAGCCAATAGCGGACTAAAATTGTACATAATTCAGAATGTGGATAGAAAATTGCCTCTAGATGATATAGCATCGGCCAAAGGAATGTCTATGAATGATTTTATTAAGGAAATGGAAGCCATAGTTTATAGTGGTACTAAACTTAATATAGATTATTGGATAGATGAAATTCTGGATGACGATCAACAAGAGGAAATTCATGAATATTTTCTAGAAGCAGATTCAGATAAGATCGAAGTTGCTTTAGAGGAATTTGATGGAGATTACGATGATGAAGAATTGCGTTTGTATAGGATTAAATTTATTAGTGAAGTAGCTAATTAA
- a CDS encoding SIS domain-containing protein, which yields MKVEDKILSVAKETISIEAKAIANLGDLLTSDFADAVQYIYNSKGRVIITGIGKSALIATKIVATLNSTGTPSIFMHAADAIHGDLGTILPDDTVICISKSGNTPEIKVLVPLIKNFHNKLIGITGNPDSFLGLQSDFVLNAYVEKEACPNNLAPTTSTTAQLVLGDALAVCLLNLRGFSSKDFAKYHPGGALGKKLYLRVSDITSQNLKPMVLATTNVKDVIVEISEKMLGVTAVIDNNKVIGIITDGDIRRMLRNNDSFLHLTAADIMSSKPKTINNDAMAIDALDVLEENKISQLIAEENGNYAGVVHIHNLIREGII from the coding sequence TTGAAAGTTGAAGATAAAATTCTTTCAGTAGCCAAAGAAACTATATCCATTGAAGCGAAAGCTATAGCAAATCTAGGTGATCTTTTAACCTCAGACTTTGCAGACGCAGTTCAATACATATATAACTCAAAAGGTAGGGTAATTATTACAGGAATTGGAAAAAGCGCCCTTATTGCTACCAAAATTGTTGCTACTCTTAATTCCACAGGTACTCCGTCCATATTTATGCATGCTGCAGATGCTATTCATGGAGATCTGGGCACAATTTTACCAGATGATACGGTGATCTGTATTTCAAAAAGTGGAAATACTCCAGAAATTAAAGTTTTGGTTCCTCTCATAAAGAATTTTCATAATAAGCTTATTGGAATTACCGGAAATCCAGATTCATTTCTAGGATTGCAATCTGATTTTGTATTAAATGCGTATGTAGAAAAGGAAGCTTGTCCTAATAACCTTGCTCCTACTACAAGTACTACCGCACAACTTGTTTTAGGTGATGCCCTTGCCGTTTGCCTGCTAAATCTAAGAGGATTTTCAAGCAAAGATTTTGCAAAATATCATCCTGGTGGAGCTTTGGGTAAAAAGCTATATTTACGGGTTAGTGATATAACATCACAAAATCTTAAACCAATGGTATTAGCAACTACCAATGTTAAAGATGTGATTGTAGAAATATCTGAAAAAATGTTAGGTGTTACTGCTGTAATAGACAATAACAAGGTGATTGGAATTATAACCGATGGTGATATAAGAAGAATGTTAAGAAATAACGACTCTTTTTTGCATCTAACTGCTGCAGATATTATGAGCAGTAAGCCTAAAACTATAAATAATGATGCTATGGCTATTGATGCCTTAGATGTATTAGAAGAAAATAAAATATCGCAGCTTATTGCCGAAGAAAATGGTAATTATGCTGGAGTAGTTCATATTCATAATCTTATTAGAGAAGGTATTATATAA